A DNA window from Acidobacteriota bacterium contains the following coding sequences:
- a CDS encoding trypsin-like peptidase domain-containing protein, translating into MSNKPIYQISARQIILLAFASALIAVGATALLYNLDRFFPAKENSGVALAEQAPANISEPSTVTDEQNSIEVYKAISPGVAFINTTSYQQDFWGDVQEGKGNGSGSVIDTNGNILTNYHVIEGAQKLTVSFGGEKTYPASVVGGDPDTDLAVIRLDAPPPGLTVVSFGDSDKLTVGQKVLAIGNPFGLDRTLTTGVISGLQRPIRARNNRPIDAAIQTDASINPGNSGGPLLDKYGKMIGINSQILSPAGGSVGVGFAIPANTAKRIIPQLIQFGEVRRPKLGASLPTIAELKQRGYRVPVESGLLVYQTQAGGSAERSGLKGILPDGTIGDILISAEGQKLNDLDDLYRLLDKKQIGDTVNFEVYRGGKTVTVPVKLLGSAPASRTTRRNIQE; encoded by the coding sequence ATGAGCAATAAACCAATTTATCAGATATCAGCAAGACAGATCATACTCCTGGCCTTTGCGTCAGCTTTGATAGCTGTCGGAGCGACTGCTCTCTTGTACAACCTGGACCGGTTCTTTCCGGCTAAGGAGAACTCCGGCGTGGCATTGGCGGAACAAGCCCCCGCCAATATTTCTGAGCCTTCGACAGTTACGGACGAACAAAACAGCATCGAGGTCTACAAAGCGATCTCGCCCGGCGTTGCGTTTATTAACACAACCTCGTACCAGCAGGATTTTTGGGGCGATGTACAGGAAGGAAAAGGCAACGGATCCGGGTCGGTCATTGATACCAACGGCAACATCCTGACCAATTACCACGTTATCGAGGGAGCACAAAAATTGACCGTCTCCTTTGGCGGTGAAAAGACTTATCCCGCCAGCGTAGTCGGCGGCGATCCGGACACCGATCTCGCGGTAATACGGCTAGATGCTCCGCCGCCTGGCTTGACCGTAGTGTCATTTGGCGATTCGGACAAGTTGACGGTCGGTCAGAAGGTATTGGCTATCGGTAATCCATTCGGCCTCGACCGTACACTCACAACCGGTGTCATCTCGGGACTTCAGCGTCCGATCCGTGCCCGGAATAACCGGCCGATCGACGCTGCTATTCAGACTGACGCGTCGATCAATCCCGGAAACTCAGGCGGCCCGCTGCTCGATAAATACGGGAAAATGATCGGCATTAACTCGCAGATCCTGTCGCCCGCCGGCGGTTCGGTTGGCGTTGGGTTCGCCATTCCTGCCAACACCGCGAAACGCATCATTCCTCAGCTTATTCAATTCGGCGAGGTCCGTCGTCCGAAACTTGGTGCTTCGCTGCCAACCATCGCTGAACTGAAGCAGCGTGGTTATCGCGTTCCGGTCGAGAGCGGCCTGCTTGTTTATCAAACTCAGGCGGGTGGATCAGCCGAACGCTCAGGCTTGAAGGGTATCCTGCCTGATGGCACGATCGGTGATATCCTCATCTCTGCCGAAGGCCAAAAGCTGAACGATCTTGATGACCTATATCGACTGCTGGACAAAAAACAGATCGGCGATACGGTGAACTTCGAGGTCTATCGAGGCGGCAAAACGGTCACAGTTCCGGTCAAGCTACTCGGAAGTGCCCCGGCCAGCAGAACAACACGACGGAATATTCAGGAATAG